From the genome of Trachemys scripta elegans isolate TJP31775 chromosome 2, CAS_Tse_1.0, whole genome shotgun sequence:
TAAGAAGTGTAATTAGAAGACTACAATATCAATTCAAGCCTACCCCTAAAGGCTATGCTTAAGGACACATTTTGCATACTTAATATTCTAGTCATTactgaaaacatccaaaaattccattttggtaGAAGAGGGACAATAGCAGCTCCAATTCATGTTCTTCCATCTTCCCCTAATTCAGCTTTAATTATATGCTGATAGGATGCCTGGAGATCATAAATGAGTCACATCTATTTACTAGTGAGGAAACCAGCAATGCCAAACAAACCCAGAAAACAGAAAATGAACAGAGGTGCAGATTAACCAGGcttggaagggttagatttttatcagtaaatgtcttTTACTGTACACACAccaactgatgaaaaaatatttccaccaaTGATAAagtgtacagataggcaaagaaagaaaagcgctgcttgagaatttattagagtttgattaaCGATATTCATttcatatattttgacatgtgatgttgataatttgttttaacagttataaaaaaTTTGGACTTTTTGAAACTCAACATCTAATATAACAAAGTAAGTATTGTCTGACCACGCCGCATAATATCCTacaaatgtgaaaatttaaatatataaataaaaaaatatgcttCAAAACAAACATCAGTATTATcagtcaaaattatttttaaaaaaatcaacacttaattctgccaagcctaagaTTAACATAGGGACAGAACCTTAAAAAACAGACTGAGACTCAAGTATGAGCCAGTTACtgaatagaaaaaatattaaagcatATAATTCATGATCTACACATAAAATtgagctatgctgacaaaaatgGAGACTTATTTGTACTGATTcacacatgtacaaaacaaataTATTGCTTACTTCCAGAGGGAAGAAATTTATCATATTCAACAGCTTTCTTTGCAATGATGTTAACTGCTAGAGTAAATGCAGATGAAACATAATAACATCcaggctctgcaatcacattaaCACCGGATTCTTCAGGAAAGTAGACATCCAACAACGGACTGATGACATGATTAACCTAGGAAATTGAAGTCACAGCTAATGTTTAGATTGCTCATCTGATTTATTTTGAAGTTTATTTACAGTTCTTGTGAAAGGGGCTCGATTGATAAATCAGACACAGAAGTCCTCTGTCACAAATTCCCAACCAACAATTTACAGTGCTGGTGAGTTGACCACAAGCTGATTTTTACTATCCATATTGGGCCTTTGCTGAATCAAGTCTCAGACACCACAGTTaagttttacaaaaataaaatgggtGTTACTTTTGGGATACTGATGCCATACCTAGGCACCTAATAATAATTGCTAGCTCTtaaatagtgcttttcatcagtagatctcaaagcactttacaaaggagttaAGTATCATTATTTTCAGTCTTCAGTTAAGTCCAAGTCATCCAAATGACCGAATCACCCATTTAAGTAATTTCAAAGTGGTTGTAGTACAACAGATGTAAAATTATTTATGAATCCATGAAGTGCATCAGGGttgcatttaacaaaaaaaaaaacagagcaattTGGTCAACTACAGTTTTGCATCTTGACAAATAAAGAAACAGATGGTATTCACTGAATTTATCCAACATTAATCTGATTTTTAACTTCAATATTAATGCCATAGTCTTGCATGACTTGTCCACAACTACTTGATAAGGCAAACATGGACTAAGTAGGCAATTTTCAAAGTTCTATTAATGATTTTAGCTGTTTGAACCTATTCATTTCAGCAACCTAGGCTTTGGGAGTCTATCTTTAAGAGTACACAAAATACAGTGATCAGTCTAAATCGCCATTATTCACTAGTGACCAGGTCATGACACCAAACCAGAGATCAAAtgaggctctgtctacacttaaaatgcttcaatgtagacacttactacagcaacaggaggggttctgcCATAGCTGTAGGtaacccacctccctgagaggtggagctaggtcaatggaagaatttctcTGTTGATCTAGCACTGTCCTCACTAGGCTTTAGGCTGGCTTAACTGCGTCTCTCAGGGGCGTGGATTTTTAacatccctaaaaaaaaaaaaaaaaatgtagctatgccactgtaacttttcagtgtagatctGCTCTAAGAGTAAAATCTTAAGGCTCATTAAAGCAAATGTCCAGCTGATGCATTATGTCTTCAGTTCTAAACCAAAATACTGAAAattccagctgcagcagcaggtcaGTATTCATCCACTATGAACACAGTAAAAAGAACTGCCTCCAGAAGAAAGGGCTAAAATCTTCATGGTAAGACGcatgcaaattttaaaaattacaaggaTAACTGAGGCTTTGGTTTGCTGTCAATTTAGAATGGTTACTGTTTCTCTCATCTGTAAATCCTTGGCACCTGAGGGACAATTTTGTGACTAATTTATGTAACATTAGTTGAATCAGAATTGAGAGACTAGCAGGACTTCATTGATCTGTACCAATTCTCTGCTAATGACTCCACAGTACAATTGTGGCATATAATCCAGTCCATCCCCATGGTTTTAAATCTACTGTCAATCCAGGTTTTAACTATCAATATTAGCTGGAAACTGACATGTCAAAAACTCCAAACTGACAAATGAAAGGCAAACTAGTTCTAACTTCCACTGAGTTGCATACCTCTTCCAGCTGAAGTTCTGAACCTGTGAAGCCCCCACCAATGTCCAACATGTTCATCTTAAAGCCAAATTCTTCCTAAAAGGAAGTATAGACAGGCCTTTAAGTATGCAGACAATAGAAATTAAAGTTTTTATTGATGAGCTCTCCAATCTCATTCAATATTGTATGCTCATGCTTTAAACGTGAAATACAGTAAATACAGTAAAGAGTATTCCAGTGAACAATTCACTCTGGTAATACCTAGTATTATTCTACATTAAACATTACTGCAATATTAGTAAAGAGAATAAATAAATCAAGCAATTCTAAAGTAAAGCAACTTTAATTTGGCCTCTGAGTATGCAGTAGAAGAGTCTTTTCTCACAAAACTTGACAGCGCAATACACAGTTCAGCAAATACTTTACTACAATCTAGTGGAAAAGAATTACACGTTTTTAACCTTAGAAGCACGTAATAGTATGTATAATATAAATGGCTGCATGGTGTGATAATGTAATGAAAGCCCCTCttgtaatgcatatgcacaagaaggCAGAGTTAAAACTGCTGTGGGAACTTCAACTGTCTTCCTTGTGTAATTAATCACATCAATAATTTTGCAATAATCACAGTAAGGTCGTGATCTTGGATTTTTCTGAAGTCGAGCTCAAACTTTTCTTTCTCACTTAAAGtgaagagaaatattttcaatACAAAAACCTGTTTCCTTAACACAAGTAGTATACATTTATAGCCTAAAACAACAAATTAATTTACCAGTGTCAACAAGTCAGTTCCTTTTTGCCAAGAGGATAATTCAGAGTTCTGTTCCTCCCCAACGCAAAACCCAATGACAATTATATAAGGCAACATAAGGAAGGCAGCCACATGCACTGTTCAGTCGGTAGTGATTACATCTCATGCAGAGAAAACAAAACCTGTTCACTGGTCTTGGTAGATAAACATTTTAGTTTACTTTTAGGATGTATTCTTAACTTAGAAAGCTACAAATATATTCTGCTCGAGTTGAGAtcttggactttaaaaaaaaaaccgaCACCCATTGGCCCTTAATTAAAATTGTAAAATACAATCAAAGGATGTTTTAGTGGAAGATTTTATTTGTCTCACATTAAATATTCAGTAAGGTCTATAATTTACTATTCAGTTGTGTGTAATCATTCTGTTATTTGAAGGGTCCTCATCAGACTAGCAatacacattttaggaaagaattTTTCTTATCTCCATTAGCGAGAATATAGTAGGATGACTCCTCTATTAAATCGTATGTTAGCATATTTACTTACAGCCATGTCAAACACACACCGAGCATCAGATATAGCATGAATGTACACTTGAGGTTCCTTGCAAGAGCTTGAAATGTGAAATctaaaagaaatgaaatataataaataCACAAACCTACAAACTGCATTAACAGAACATTGATATATCTAGACCAATAGGGACGTATAGCAGATCACTCAAGGGAATTTGACAAAGTAATGTTTTGACAGTACACACATTTATAGTAGTAGAAATGCATGTATATTCCATGCATAGGTGATTAAGGTTTTATTTGTTTACGAGAAATTTATGAAATAGGAAGAGACCTCAAAACAGCTTTGCTTTCCTTTTAGCCCATTTGCACACACAAGACAAATTTGTATAGCACAATTTAAGAATGTCTAACAATGGCTTTAttctaatcttttaaaaaaaggaaatttgatTGTCAGTGTTTTCAAGATATGACAGTTAAAGTTGCTGAAGGGCAAGTCCATAGAAATAGTTTATTGAAATAGGTTTATAAAGAAAAACTGGCTCAGTAGTGAGATAGCATCTGAGAACCAGTTACAGAAAATACTCCAAAAACAGTCCTAGCACCTCCCTACTCACAATGTCCatatcagttttgatttttttaaaaacagaattttaggCTTTGGAGAATTAAAACTTTTGTAATGCATGTTTATAGAACTATTCAAATGACCAGAGGGACACAGTAAAACAATAGATATAACAATTGGGAACCGTTATTCCCAATTATCCTCTTTATGATTATTTTCGTTGTAGACCAGATTGTGGACTAGACTCTAGACAGACTGATGGCACAGATGAGATGGGGTAATTCAAAACAGGTGAACAGAAAACATTAGCTAGGAAACAAGAGTCTAAGAATAGATCAGACAAACCAGTCATTTTCTCATATCTAAAACTACAGACATAAAAGGAATAGAGCACAGTTTAAGCCAGAAGTCTGGTCTCGAAATCTAAGATCACTATCTTGTGATAACACGAGAAGAcacaagaaaataaacattttcatcctggaaatttaaaatattgtgacacCATGTTTATTCAGAAAAATTGTTCCTTGTGCCCACTCACTAGCACAGGGCTTTTTAAAAGTGACCTAGTGCTTATGAACTTTGTTGTTCTGACACCCCAGAAGAATGATGATGTCTTATTTACgtacaaaacacaaaaatataaatacaactgTGAAGGTATACATttcctttataaaaatatatccatATGGACACGAGATGAGAAGGTAATTCAGTTTCCATGGTTATACAGTCTAGACCACTCTGCTTAGGCTGCCTACAAAGTGCCAATTAAGAGGGTGACTCTTGTCCAAGGGAACTAGATGAAGACTACAATTCATTTTACATCTTGGATGTTTCACGCCCCTACAATATAAAGCTTCGGTGCTTGTGAAAAACACTAACTCTGCATCAGATAAAGGTCAGAAAAGCCATTGGTCGCTTCTGATCACTACTAACTTGGGTAAGAGCCAAAGCAGCaatctagaggtgaaaggctctgtatcccattatCAATCCACTTGAGTCATTCAACCTCTAACATGTGCATACTTCTTTGATATGCAACATGTATTCACTCAGTATTCTATAAGCTGTTTTGCATTTTGtaccattttttatttataaaacagatGACCCGTAGCTAGAAGAAAAAGCTCACCACAACCAAATGATGGGAAGGAGAAAGAGTAGAATGTAAGTTTGAACTAAAATGGATAGagtattttaacatattttagagCCAAATCTTACACTGCCACAAGGATGGACTAAGcgttcttttccagattatttggACAAACATCTGAAAGAGGGAAGGAGATAATGAAGGCACAAACTCAGAGCCAGCTATATTTTCTGCCTCTTTTTGGACCCTTGTGAGCCATGTGGCCCCACTGATTTTCATTTCTAAAATTAAGTTAGAACAGTTTTAGACAAACTGATTTAACCCTGTGTGCTGACAATTTGTAGTCTCTTCTCATCCTTAGTGCTAAGTAAGCTCAGCCACAATATGCCTGTTACTGAAGTGACAAAAATTAGACAGATTAAGCTACTGATACCTCATCCAGAGTCTAAGTCTTCATTGTGACAGATATGACGGAtcaatttaaaaccattttcatcctgttttgcatttgtacattttagttacttttctaaagaaagggtgattctcattggttggttaaatttggtacttctttttgctAAACAGGATGATACATTATCTATAAACATTATTTcaaagcaattatatagcttacatatatttattcagatttttgcattttattatgttagaaaatggtgaatgatgcagttCTAGATGATTTACTAGATTAATATTTTAACTTCTGATGTTTGTCAAACTACGTTTCAATGGAAattggaattaaattaaaaatgcacaaaactttttaaaattagttaatACCTTAAGTGTACTGTATACataaagtttatcaaaacatattttgcatttaaaacagatttataaacaaaggaagtatctgCAGTTAGTGAACTGAATTGTTTCTGgacatgtccttcaagatttagAAGTAGTTCATCTCATCCTCAGACACCTAATTTTTGTATATTGGAAGAGCAGAAGCAGCTTCTCTACTTTTTCAGCTCCCAATTGGTTTCTCAAATTTGAATGAATTAGTCATTAAACTGAActgaataaattgaaatgaagaaaatatctcTGTATTTGTAGAAGCAGCTaatgctgtcaaaagctggtttcgCATTTCAACAcactggttccaggtgcttagccaatgTCTCCATCAGTTCAGtgctttgactttctttaaagctATGGCAGCAAACATGACTGATAAAGGAATATTCCTCTTATTTTGACTGTTTCCTTAATCTATCAAACATGTTCATTAGTGTTCCACAAGTTTTTGCAGCAGTTGAAAGCATACAGACAATTTGTGCATCAATTTTTGATCAGTGTGATATGAGAATTTTTCATCTTTGTGTATCTAGTTTACTCTAGATTTAAGTACCACAGGTCACTCAGTTTAGGAAGACTAAAAACACTTCAAGAAGATCCTCTGCCATCTACAGGTCAAAAACTAAAATTACTAGAACTCTGAACTTGAAGTGATTACTATGGACATCATTAAAAACTTTTCATAGTTAAATCTTACAGCATTATCTCACCCAGTATCTGTACTGATTTTTCCACACTGACCTACTGCCTTTTATCAGTTCAACTGTTCGTTTTTCTATGCAGAGTTAGACAGATAAAAGCCAATCACTGGAAAGCACAAGAGCAAGAGTAGGGAAGTCAGTGGCTGAAACGCTCTAGTAGTTTTTCTGACTACAGCAAAAGGGATTTCACATATCCACTTTGGGTTGCCTTAACATCAGTGACACTTTTTGTAGCTCAAATGTAGTTACTTTTCTGTTTCATACTGATTTGAATGCATAAGTGTCACCAAAAATTCTCAAATGATGCAACTGGATTTTATATTGTTCACTATAAGGGAAGGAGAATAAACTGGCACAATAAAAAAATTTGAGTTAAATCTAAGTTTGAGTATTTAATATTATacataaagggggaaaaaaatgaaaaagctacTCACTTAACACCAACTATTTGGACTTCAAGCTCCTTAGCACATTCCATGAGGTGCCTACAGCTCTTCAGCATGGTGCCAAATTTCATGTTCATCTCCTCAGCTCCACTAATGTCTTCTGTGGCAATATGTAGTAAGAGCCTAAGAGAAGGGGAAGATGATTGGGGCACAGTTGGTTTACATCATCATCAGCACATGTGAAGCCTGAAGACTGTCAGAAGTATGTTGATTATGTTGTCAGTACTCCAGCTCCATCGATGGATGAGTCAAGTGAGCCTAATAAAAACAATCCTGTACAGAGAAAAAACTAGCAATTAGGGGCTAAAACATGGAGCCAACAAGGAAAAGGGATTTGGAAATGCAGCAACTAAGACTCTGTTGTAGCAGCAAGAGTCTGTTGGGTGCTGTAATAAAGAAAGGGTTACCTTCTCATAAGGAGTGCTTGCTCATAAACTGCTCCTTAGTGACAATGGGATTGCTTCTCTCCAGCCCTTTcctcctggctggcaggaggAAGAGTGCCCTGGGATTCCCTTTGGAGCCTGCTGTGTTTATCTTTCTACATCAGCCTTGTCTGGTAGAAGTCTGATACATGTAGAgacccctcccaacccccctacTCCACTGGCAGTTGGACTGGGTGCAAGGGGTGTTCCATTCCCTCCCCCATTACTTCCTCGTTGCCTGCGAGAAGGAGGCTGCTGTCGGAGTGCCATTTCTCCTCCTCCAATGGGTCTCACATATCATAGCTAGAAGACCTATTAACTCAGTCTTtggctagagcagggggtggCTAATTTCTTGTGGCTTCGTGAGCTGAGTCTCATTAATTGATATTTAATCAGTCTTGTTATGCTTTAATTACTATGGAGTGGTAATTTGATAAGACATGCCTATCAAAACCAGAGTGTACAAACACAAGATTATATTAATACAAACTCACTCAACGTCAGCTAAAAGGGTCAATGACTCCATTTTCAATCCCAAGTGAGAAACACCATCAAACATAAAAAGCCGCATTTTGCACTAGCTGAAGGTTGGCTGGTGAAGTCCAAGCACCCCATGCAGAGTGAACTGCAGTAATCCAATCTGGAGATGAAAAAGGCATGGATAACTGGCAAGTTCTGCATCTGAAAGGAAAGATCACAGTCTCCTTGCCAAGCAAAGATAAGCACACTGTTGGCTACTACCAGTGATGTGATAATCTAGCAACTGCCAAAAATTTAACAGAATCCTTAAATTGCAAACATTTACGAAAGAGTTTAAAGGGGTATGCCTGAGGAGGGAAATCTAACTTCCATTTCTTCCATGTGTGCCCTTAAGCATCCTTGCTCGTCATTTATGCCATTTGTTACTGCTGGCATTTCACTCATTTTGGATAAAGTAAACTGGCCAGTTTCATTTCCTGGTtctctttcaccagcacaaacatgtaaatgatttaaaaaaaaaatctgatcaaaattaaacaattttaGTTATACAATGTTCTGTAATAAGATTTGGACAAACCTATATATTGGGCCTAGTTATTTGACAAAATCAAATCCTTTGAATTTATCATATGAAAACAccaaaaatatatctatttctgCACACTACAGCTTACGTAGCACCAAGGTTAGTCTGAAAACATTCGTTAACCAAGACTACATATGCCATACTGAACTGACAAGTTTTCATGAGAGCATTATAAAGCATCAGTAAAGATTTTCTAGCAAAAACAACTGTACAAGATAAAAGAAAAACTACTTTACCTTGTAATTTTGCTCTTCTCAAAATATCTTGCAGGATTCTCACACCTGGGTCTCAGCTGGCTAAAGTGAGGCTGGAGGAAGTCTAAGATCTTGGTGCTTTTTGGCCCTTAAAGACAATGGTAGTGGGTAGGAGCATGATCCATTCTTTCCCTACTGGAGGTCACATGACACCCTGAGCATAATTACTGCCCTTGGATTCTTTCAGCCAATTCCAGATTTCAGCAAAATGTGAAGGCTCCGCAAAGAAAAATTAGCcaatcacaaaacaaaaactattagAAAAAAAGAATGCCTCAGAAGGCTGAATAGTAAAAGCATCAAAATCTGAGAAACCAACACTTCAAAAAGGTTCTCTCCAAACATCGATGGAGATGGATGAAAATCTTCAGAGAAGAATTACAATTTTCTGTGCAGGATTCTCTCCAGGAATGCAAGTAATTAGAGTCACATGACTGGAACAGGCAGCAAGTCAATGCAAAAAATATGGAATTATTTTTGAAGTACATAAAGCAGGTATAAGATACCTCCCAAAAGGAAAACCAGGCTTATCACTTCAGACTGTAGGACAAACACAAGGACTTTAAAAGTTTAGCCAACTCAGGTGAAATCCAGAAAGAAATAAAACTATGTAGTAAGAGAATTTGGACTCAATTTCTACAGGATTTATACTCCAAAATGGAATTTCTTCCTATAAGCTGAATCTAAGCAACTGCTTTGTAAATGCATGGAGCAAGTATCATGTAGCAGTCTTATAGACAGCTAGAAACATCCATGAGGAAGACAGCACAAGCCACTTTGACTCTGATTGAATGATTCTTTAACATGGCCTTTTAGTTTACAAAGGCTTTCACATA
Proteins encoded in this window:
- the AZIN1 gene encoding antizyme inhibitor 1 isoform X2, with translation MRLFMFDGVSHLGLKMESLTLLADVELLLHIATEDISGAEEMNMKFGTMLKSCRHLMECAKELEVQIVGVKFHISSSCKEPQVYIHAISDARCVFDMAEEFGFKMNMLDIGGGFTGSELQLEEVNHVISPLLDVYFPEESGVNVIAEPGCYYVSSAFTLAVNIIAKKAVEYDKFLPSGMEQTRSDDEPIFMYYMNDGVYGSFASKLSEKFNTIPEVHKKYKEDEPLFASSLWGPSCDELDQIVENCLLPELSVGDWLIFDNMGSGTLGQQSAFNDFQRPPVYYMMSFNDWYEMQDAGITSDTLMKNFFFVPSCIQLSPEDSFSTAA